One genomic region from Nilaparvata lugens isolate BPH chromosome 3, ASM1435652v1, whole genome shotgun sequence encodes:
- the LOC120350327 gene encoding uncharacterized protein LOC120350327 yields the protein MAAPINSETNEIYTNELWSEDGAMAMLEAELLRSDAAPADAGVDLFDEDNSLMELLTRAEKQLKEQNLWQYPLHQTVRRQQQVSSPDHPPPSSPHCQQLVVYTSPPPATRAAAIPPAFTVTSHQQVRIPPAPTTRIPPAFTVTSHQQVRIPPAPTTRIPPAFTVTSHQQGCPPAAASATAAHPYRRPRAILGSNSMRHEFDFDGLIRFSDPSRRRTIALKHLSDAFQYPVLGARVVRSYNKDAVIIRVANVGRRGNEDAEIETFMPHRFTAKITRANVQSFNSGCHNLIMQVVHSEGRSSDIRLNRRSRQRP from the exons ATGGCAGCGCCAATCAACAGCGAAACCAAT GAAATTTACACTAACGAGTTGTGGTCCGAGGACGGGGCAATGGCTATGCTGGAGGCTGAACTATTGAGAAGCGACGCCGCACCTGCCGACGCCGGCGTCGACCTGTTTGATGAAGACAACTCATTAATGGAACTATTGACCAGAGCTGAGAAGCAACTCAAGGAACAAAACCTCTGGCAGTATCCACTTCATCAAACGGTTCGACGCCAGCAACAGGTTTCCAGCCCCGATCACCCTCCCCCTTCATCGCCGCATTGCCAGCAGCTTGTGGTATACACGTCGCCACCACCCGCCACCCGAGCTGCTGCGATCCCCCCCGCCTTCACCGTCACATCACACCAACAAGTCCGGATACCCCCCGCCCCCACAACAAGAATCCCCCCCGCCTTCACCGTCACATCACACCAACAAGTCCGGATACCCCCCGCCCCCACAACAAGAATCCCCCCCGCCTTCACCGTCACATCACACCAACAAGGATGTCCCCCCGCCGCCGCCTCCGCCACCGCCGCTCATCCTTATAGACGTCCACGCGCAATCTTAGGATCTAACTCTATGCGGCATGAATTTGATTTCGATGGTCTGATAAGGTTTTCAGATCCATCCCGACGTCGTACAATTGCGTTAAAACATTTATCCGATGCATTTCAGTATCCTGTTTTAGGTGCGCGTGTTGTGCGCTCCTACAACAAGGATGCTGTTATCATTAGGGTAGCAAATGTAGGACGTCGGGGCAACGAAGAtgccgaaattgaaactttcatGCCGCATAGATTTACTGCTAAGATTACGCGTGCGAATGTGCAGTCATTTAATTCAGGTTGCCACAATTTAATAATGCAAGTTGTTCACAGCGAAGGTCGTTCCTCTGATATAAGGCTGAATCGACGGTCGCGGCAGCGGCCGTAG